One window from the genome of Amycolatopsis sp. NBC_01480 encodes:
- a CDS encoding TetR family transcriptional regulator, producing MTEATGSKRAQATRAALLLAAGEVFIAAGYERASMAAIAERAGASIGSLYHHFAAKSDLYITVYNEYNRRQQHRSAKAFRTALAAGEEDALRLYIAGARAYLEGCWQERKLARLFLSGNGPAGFGLLSRERFREWLTANATLVNGHTRPLSDMLVLSLTAMSTEAGREVADAPSKAEATRMIDEVLELMGRLYPSS from the coding sequence ATGACGGAGGCGACAGGGAGCAAGCGGGCGCAGGCAACCCGGGCGGCGCTGCTCTTGGCGGCCGGTGAGGTGTTCATCGCCGCCGGCTACGAGCGGGCGAGCATGGCCGCGATCGCCGAACGGGCCGGCGCGAGTATCGGCAGCCTGTATCACCACTTCGCCGCGAAGTCCGATTTGTACATCACCGTTTACAACGAGTACAACCGCCGCCAGCAGCACCGGTCGGCCAAGGCGTTCCGGACGGCGCTGGCGGCGGGCGAGGAGGACGCGCTGCGGCTGTACATCGCCGGGGCGCGGGCCTACCTCGAGGGCTGCTGGCAGGAGCGGAAGCTGGCCCGGCTGTTTCTTTCGGGAAACGGCCCGGCCGGCTTCGGCCTGCTTTCCCGCGAGCGGTTCCGCGAGTGGCTCACGGCCAACGCGACCCTGGTCAACGGCCACACCCGGCCGCTGTCGGACATGCTGGTGCTCTCGCTGACCGCCATGTCCACCGAGGCCGGCCGCGAGGTGGCCGACGCGCCGTCGAAGGCCGAGGCGACCCGGATGATCGACGAAGTGCTGGAGCTGATGGGTCGGCTGTACCCGTCTTCGTGA
- a CDS encoding ABC transporter substrate-binding protein, which produces MTVRRHISVAVALTATVALAAACASRSDSAGATPGVTADTVTIGSTIPLTGTAAPGYSEQGPAAKAFFDYVNANGGVNGRKITLKYLDDAYNPAQTVTLTKQLVLQDKVFAIVGSLGTPTHTKVVDFLNSSRVPDLFVASGCTCWDQPKAHPYTFGWQPDYTVEGKILGDYVKKNFAGKKVAYFYQDDDFGHDGMKGLDKYIDQSSVVSRQPYQPGNTDVAAQVSAIAASKADVVVLEAIPAYTALFKLTSLKLGYSPTLVASSVGADPITVSGLLENFAKQAGSSVKGQDLIEGLVTSAYLPALDDTSNSWTALFKKIHDQYIPNVPFDGNVYYAMSYAYTFTQALARAGKNPTRQGVIDALEKGGLTGSGLVPFRYGKDSHAGYTGGQIAMVKAGKQVSAGTPLVTDDGDGAVTPYTQPQPQAPANGIPAG; this is translated from the coding sequence ATGACCGTACGCCGACACATTTCCGTCGCGGTCGCCCTGACCGCGACGGTCGCATTGGCCGCCGCCTGCGCTTCGCGCAGTGATTCGGCCGGGGCCACGCCCGGGGTCACCGCCGACACCGTGACCATCGGCTCCACCATCCCCCTCACCGGCACCGCCGCGCCGGGCTACAGCGAGCAGGGCCCGGCCGCGAAGGCGTTTTTCGACTACGTCAATGCCAATGGCGGCGTCAACGGCCGCAAGATCACCCTGAAATACCTCGACGACGCCTACAACCCGGCCCAGACCGTCACCCTCACCAAGCAGCTGGTGCTGCAGGACAAGGTGTTCGCGATCGTCGGCTCGCTGGGCACGCCGACGCACACCAAGGTCGTCGACTTCCTGAACTCCTCGCGGGTGCCGGACCTGTTCGTCGCGTCCGGCTGCACCTGCTGGGACCAGCCGAAGGCGCACCCTTACACGTTCGGCTGGCAGCCGGACTACACCGTCGAAGGCAAGATCCTCGGCGACTACGTGAAGAAGAACTTCGCCGGCAAGAAGGTCGCTTATTTCTACCAGGACGACGACTTCGGCCACGACGGCATGAAGGGCCTCGACAAGTACATCGACCAGAGTTCGGTCGTCTCGCGCCAGCCGTACCAGCCGGGAAACACCGACGTGGCCGCGCAGGTTTCGGCGATCGCGGCGTCGAAGGCGGACGTTGTCGTGCTGGAGGCGATCCCGGCGTACACCGCGCTGTTCAAGCTGACCTCGCTGAAGCTCGGCTACTCGCCGACGCTGGTGGCCTCCAGCGTGGGCGCCGACCCGATCACGGTTTCCGGGCTGCTGGAGAACTTCGCGAAGCAGGCGGGCTCGTCGGTGAAGGGCCAGGACCTGATCGAAGGCCTGGTCACCTCGGCGTACCTGCCCGCGCTCGACGACACGAGCAACTCGTGGACCGCGCTGTTCAAGAAGATCCACGACCAGTACATCCCGAACGTGCCCTTTGACGGCAATGTCTACTACGCGATGTCCTACGCCTACACGTTCACCCAGGCGCTGGCGCGGGCCGGGAAGAACCCGACGCGCCAGGGCGTCATCGACGCGCTGGAAAAGGGTGGGCTGACCGGGTCGGGGCTGGTCCCGTTCCGCTACGGCAAGGACTCGCACGCCGGGTACACCGGCGGTCAGATCGCGATGGTGAAGGCCGGCAAGCAGGTCTCCGCGGGCACCCCGCTCGTCACCGATGACGGAGACGGCGCCGTGACCCCCTACACGCAGCCCCAGCCGCAGGCCCCGGCCAACGGCATCCCGGCCGGTTGA
- a CDS encoding branched-chain amino acid ABC transporter permease, translated as MTALASAAPLRLWRQSTVVRHLTLSVVGLVVLYFVSTSLDAFANLQLAQVCYTAIATAGLTVLSGLSGQISLGHGAFVAVGAYTTALLLEHLQWPLALVLFGSVVVGGALGCLVGVAAARLRGPYLAGATLALAVGLPSLADYHGLRDLLGGANGLIVTPEPPPLSLGESFPLERWQAWICGLCLVITLFLLSNLASSRLGRDMRLVREDEQAAALSGVPVARTQIVTFGISAAFAGLAGGLFAIVNNLAAPGAFTLALSLSLLTAAVVGGLGSLAGAVYGAVIVTLLPNWTADLAQQANLPRAIYANIPLVLYGLVLIVVIVVFPGGIQSGVRKLGALLLRRARPDRPQESRQET; from the coding sequence ATGACGGCACTGGCCTCCGCCGCCCCACTGCGGCTATGGCGACAGTCCACTGTGGTCCGGCATCTGACGCTGTCGGTCGTCGGCCTCGTCGTGCTCTACTTCGTCTCCACCTCGCTCGACGCGTTCGCGAACCTGCAACTGGCGCAGGTCTGCTACACCGCCATCGCGACCGCCGGCCTCACCGTTCTCTCCGGGCTGTCCGGCCAGATCTCCTTGGGCCACGGCGCTTTTGTCGCGGTCGGCGCGTACACCACGGCGTTGCTGCTGGAGCACCTCCAATGGCCGCTGGCATTGGTGTTGTTCGGGTCCGTGGTCGTCGGCGGTGCGCTCGGCTGCCTGGTGGGCGTCGCGGCCGCCCGGCTCCGCGGGCCGTATCTGGCCGGGGCGACGCTGGCGCTCGCCGTCGGACTGCCCTCGCTGGCGGACTACCACGGGCTACGCGACCTGCTCGGCGGCGCGAACGGCCTGATCGTCACTCCCGAGCCACCGCCGCTTTCGCTCGGTGAGAGTTTCCCGCTGGAACGTTGGCAGGCCTGGATTTGCGGGCTGTGCCTGGTGATCACGCTGTTCCTGCTGTCGAACCTGGCGAGCAGCCGGCTCGGCCGCGACATGCGGCTGGTGCGCGAGGACGAGCAGGCCGCCGCGCTGTCCGGCGTGCCCGTGGCGCGCACGCAGATCGTCACGTTCGGCATCAGCGCCGCGTTCGCGGGCCTGGCCGGCGGCCTGTTCGCGATCGTCAACAACCTGGCCGCGCCCGGCGCGTTCACCCTGGCCCTCTCACTGTCGCTGCTCACCGCCGCCGTGGTCGGCGGGCTCGGCTCCCTCGCCGGCGCGGTCTACGGCGCGGTCATCGTCACCCTGCTGCCGAACTGGACCGCCGACCTGGCGCAGCAGGCGAATCTGCCACGGGCGATCTACGCGAACATCCCGCTGGTCCTCTACGGGCTGGTGCTGATCGTGGTGATCGTCGTGTTCCCCGGTGGCATCCAGTCCGGGGTGCGCAAGCTCGGCGCGCTGCTGCTGCGGCGCGCCCGCCCCGACCGTCCACAAGAGAGCCGTCAGGAGACATGA
- a CDS encoding branched-chain amino acid ABC transporter permease, whose amino-acid sequence MGRFVDLTLAGLTSGAVYAAVALALVLIWRSTRIVNFAQGGMLMITTFIAYTIISHGGSYWLALVVAVAGGLVLGAVVERVLVRPVEKRSPLDAVVVTFGLLVLLQGAAGMLFGGTPRSYPPAFGIAGFQAGGRQLLFAPNDLWIVLVVLAVMAALALVFRKTSLGLRMRATAFAPEVARLLGVRVGRMLTLGWALAAAVGALAGVLIAPSTFVSPTAFDAVLVFGFTAAVIGGLDSPPGAVVGGLALGIVLSYVAGYLGSDIVTLASLVVLIAVLMVRPQGLFGTAKGRRV is encoded by the coding sequence ATGGGCCGTTTCGTGGACCTGACCCTGGCCGGGCTCACCAGTGGGGCCGTGTACGCGGCCGTCGCGCTGGCACTGGTGCTCATCTGGCGCTCGACGCGGATCGTGAACTTCGCGCAGGGCGGCATGCTGATGATCACCACGTTCATCGCCTACACGATCATCTCCCACGGCGGCTCGTACTGGCTCGCGCTGGTCGTCGCGGTGGCCGGCGGGCTGGTGCTCGGCGCGGTGGTGGAACGGGTGCTGGTGCGGCCGGTGGAAAAGAGATCGCCGCTCGACGCGGTGGTCGTCACGTTCGGCCTGCTCGTGCTGTTGCAGGGCGCGGCCGGGATGCTGTTCGGCGGCACCCCGCGCTCGTACCCGCCCGCGTTCGGCATCGCCGGGTTCCAGGCCGGCGGCAGGCAGCTTCTGTTCGCGCCCAACGACTTGTGGATCGTGCTCGTCGTGCTGGCCGTGATGGCCGCGCTGGCGCTGGTGTTCCGCAAGACCTCGCTCGGCCTGCGGATGCGGGCGACGGCGTTCGCGCCGGAAGTCGCGCGGCTGCTCGGCGTGCGCGTCGGGCGGATGCTGACGCTCGGCTGGGCGCTGGCCGCCGCGGTCGGCGCGCTCGCCGGGGTGCTGATCGCGCCGAGCACGTTCGTCAGCCCGACGGCCTTCGACGCCGTGCTGGTGTTCGGCTTCACCGCCGCGGTGATCGGCGGCCTCGACAGCCCGCCGGGCGCGGTCGTCGGCGGGCTCGCGCTCGGGATCGTGCTCAGCTACGTGGCCGGCTACCTCGGCTCGGACATCGTGACGCTGGCGTCGCTCGTTGTCCTCATCGCCGTGCTCATGGTGCGGCCACAGGGGCTTTTCGGCACCGCGAAGGGCAGGCGGGTATGA
- a CDS encoding ABC transporter ATP-binding protein, which produces MLDVSGLVADYGAVRALDHVDLNVTRGSITAVLGANGAGKTTLLRTLSGLHRPRDGSVSLDGKDITRLAPEDLVRLGVAHVPEGRGVIAELTVAENLRLGGLWRRDRRWLRSGAEEMYELFPPLADRRNQRAEELSGGERQMLAIGRALMSRPDLLLLDEPSLGLAPRVAARIVAVLRTLRAESGLTLLLVEQNAATALSVADRAVVLYLGRKVADDTADMLAADDRVRRAYLEV; this is translated from the coding sequence ATGCTTGACGTCAGCGGGCTCGTCGCCGACTACGGCGCGGTGCGGGCGCTCGACCACGTGGACCTGAACGTGACGCGCGGGTCGATCACCGCGGTGCTCGGCGCGAACGGCGCCGGGAAGACGACGTTGCTGCGCACGTTGAGCGGCCTGCACCGGCCGCGCGACGGCTCCGTGTCGCTCGACGGCAAGGACATCACCCGCCTGGCGCCTGAGGATCTGGTGCGCCTCGGCGTCGCGCACGTGCCGGAAGGACGCGGGGTGATCGCCGAGCTGACGGTGGCGGAGAACCTTCGCCTCGGCGGCCTGTGGCGGCGCGACCGTCGCTGGCTGCGCTCGGGTGCGGAGGAGATGTACGAGCTGTTCCCGCCGCTGGCGGACCGGAGAAACCAGCGCGCGGAGGAGCTTTCCGGGGGCGAGCGGCAGATGCTGGCCATCGGCCGCGCCCTGATGAGCCGCCCGGACCTGCTCCTGCTCGACGAGCCGTCGCTGGGCCTCGCCCCTCGCGTGGCGGCCCGCATCGTGGCCGTGCTGCGCACCTTGCGCGCCGAAAGCGGCCTCACCCTCCTGCTGGTGGAGCAAAACGCCGCGACGGCGCTGTCGGTCGCCGACCGCGCCGTCGTGCTGTACCTCGGCCGCAAAGTCGCCGACGACACCGCGGACATGCTGGCCGCCGACGATCGGGTGCGCCGCGCCTACCTGGAGGTGTGA
- a CDS encoding ABC transporter ATP-binding protein, with protein sequence MAEDQVLLRTEGLCVSFGGLEVLRQVSLEVRAGCVLGVIGPNGAGKTTLFNAICGFVRPDAGRLTFAGTELVRPRPERLTHHGIARTLQGLGLFTGLTALENVVAGATHRSRTGLVGALLGSPWADRDERALASAAMEVLRQLGIDGDAHRICAGLPYGVRKRVALARALVSEPRLLLLDEPAAGLSEAEIGELAETVRGLAPATTVMLVEHHMDFVMNLCDQLVVLDFGEVIARGTPAEVRSDPQVQRAYLGDPVAAVVEEDGAHA encoded by the coding sequence GTGGCCGAGGACCAAGTGCTGCTGCGCACCGAGGGGCTGTGTGTGTCCTTCGGCGGGCTCGAAGTGCTGCGGCAGGTTTCGCTCGAGGTCCGGGCGGGCTGCGTGCTGGGGGTGATCGGGCCCAACGGCGCCGGGAAGACCACCCTGTTCAACGCGATCTGCGGGTTCGTCCGGCCCGACGCCGGCCGGCTGACGTTCGCCGGCACCGAACTCGTCCGCCCGCGTCCCGAGCGGCTGACCCACCACGGAATCGCCCGCACACTTCAAGGTCTCGGCTTGTTCACCGGACTGACCGCCCTGGAGAACGTCGTCGCCGGGGCGACGCACCGCTCGCGCACCGGGCTGGTCGGCGCGCTGCTCGGGTCGCCGTGGGCGGACCGGGACGAGCGCGCGTTGGCATCCGCGGCGATGGAGGTGCTGCGGCAGCTGGGAATCGACGGCGACGCGCACCGGATCTGCGCCGGCCTGCCCTACGGGGTGCGGAAACGGGTCGCGCTCGCGCGGGCGCTCGTCAGCGAACCACGGTTGCTGTTGCTCGACGAGCCGGCGGCCGGGCTGTCGGAGGCCGAGATCGGCGAACTGGCCGAGACCGTCCGCGGCCTCGCGCCCGCGACCACCGTGATGCTCGTCGAGCACCACATGGACTTCGTCATGAACCTGTGCGATCAGCTGGTGGTGCTGGATTTCGGCGAGGTCATCGCCCGCGGCACGCCGGCCGAGGTCCGGTCCGACCCGCAGGTGCAGCGGGCCTACCTGGGCGACCCGGTGGCGGCCGTCGTGGAGGAGGACGGCGCGCATGCTTGA
- a CDS encoding DUF6351 family protein translates to MTNRAWRSTAVLAALAVPILLTSMATAAEASPSRLGITTVSNPRPDLVSGGQVLIRVTAPDPGSARQVRVTAGGHDVTSVFHSQADGSLLGLVTGLRDGGTDVTATAGHGGRASVRVVNHPITGPVFSGRQQQPFYCETTAYGLPPATMPLCSAPTQVTYQYKTTAGKFQPLADPASRPADLATATVGGHPVPYVVRVERGTIDRAVYEIAALTSDAAAPSPYTASPGWNGKLVYTFGGGCNAGYHQGATTGGVVNDLFLAQGYAVASSSLNVLDNNCSPIISAEAAMMVKEHFVDTYGPVAHTIGWGGSGGAIQQYDIAEAYPGIVDGIIPGVSFPDPMTTFGPVSDCELLNHYFAGNGASFTAAQKLAVGGWNSYDTCVSWELTFANRATATDSCNAAIPVSARWNPVTNPNGVRCNSNEQFVNQIGRDPKTGFVRTPLDNVGVQYGLDALRAGKITPAQFVDLNASVGGLDYTGKPVPQRSAADPKALDAVYRDDIYNSASLGLRSTPIIDQRTDLDFAGTGNDIHTSDWSYVLRQRLLDANGTAANQVIIENQPTAEQQAAASVYELDAMDRWLTAIDRDGSHRPAAAKVIANRPADLSDGCYVSATQRVQEKLTYPSSGQCGAAYPVAENTRTAAGEGTAMNTLKCRLEPVDFRSYPVRFTPAEQTALRSAFPSGVCDYNRPGVGERRPAGTWLDYGSR, encoded by the coding sequence GTGACGAACCGTGCTTGGCGCTCCACCGCGGTGCTGGCCGCACTGGCCGTACCGATCCTCCTCACTTCGATGGCGACCGCCGCCGAGGCTTCGCCCTCGCGTCTGGGCATCACCACCGTCTCCAATCCCCGGCCCGACCTGGTCAGCGGCGGCCAGGTACTGATCAGGGTCACGGCACCGGACCCGGGATCTGCCCGGCAGGTCCGCGTGACCGCGGGCGGCCACGACGTCACGTCCGTTTTCCACAGCCAGGCCGACGGCAGCCTGCTCGGGCTCGTCACGGGCCTGCGCGACGGCGGCACCGACGTCACCGCCACCGCCGGCCACGGCGGCCGCGCGAGCGTGCGCGTGGTGAACCACCCGATCACCGGGCCGGTCTTCTCCGGCCGCCAGCAGCAGCCGTTCTACTGCGAGACCACGGCGTACGGCCTGCCGCCCGCGACGATGCCGCTCTGCAGCGCGCCGACGCAGGTCACCTACCAGTACAAGACGACGGCTGGGAAGTTCCAGCCGCTGGCCGATCCCGCGAGCCGTCCGGCCGACCTGGCGACGGCCACCGTCGGCGGTCACCCGGTGCCGTACGTGGTGCGGGTGGAACGCGGGACGATCGACCGCGCGGTGTACGAGATCGCCGCGCTCACCTCCGACGCCGCGGCACCGTCGCCGTACACCGCGAGCCCCGGCTGGAACGGCAAGCTCGTGTACACCTTCGGCGGCGGCTGCAACGCCGGCTACCACCAGGGCGCCACGACCGGCGGAGTGGTCAACGACCTCTTCCTGGCCCAGGGTTACGCGGTCGCGTCGTCGAGCCTGAACGTGCTCGACAACAACTGCAGCCCGATCATCTCGGCCGAGGCGGCGATGATGGTCAAGGAGCACTTCGTCGACACGTACGGCCCGGTCGCGCACACCATCGGCTGGGGCGGGTCCGGCGGCGCGATCCAGCAGTACGACATCGCCGAGGCCTACCCCGGCATCGTCGACGGCATCATCCCCGGAGTGTCCTTTCCGGACCCGATGACCACGTTCGGGCCAGTGTCGGACTGTGAGCTGCTGAACCACTACTTCGCCGGGAACGGCGCTTCGTTCACCGCCGCGCAGAAGCTCGCCGTCGGCGGCTGGAACTCCTACGACACCTGCGTTTCCTGGGAGCTGACCTTTGCCAACCGTGCGACGGCCACCGACAGCTGCAACGCGGCGATCCCCGTCTCCGCGCGGTGGAACCCGGTGACGAACCCGAACGGGGTGCGCTGCAACTCGAACGAGCAGTTCGTGAACCAGATCGGCCGTGACCCGAAGACCGGGTTCGTGCGCACTCCGTTGGATAACGTCGGGGTGCAGTACGGCCTCGACGCCCTGCGGGCCGGGAAGATCACGCCGGCGCAGTTCGTCGACCTCAACGCGTCGGTCGGCGGGCTGGACTACACCGGCAAGCCGGTGCCGCAGCGCAGTGCCGCGGACCCGAAGGCACTGGACGCGGTCTACCGCGACGACATCTACAACTCCGCCTCGCTGGGGCTGCGCTCGACGCCGATCATCGACCAGCGCACGGACCTCGACTTCGCGGGCACCGGCAACGACATCCACACCAGCGACTGGTCGTACGTGCTGCGACAGCGGCTGCTGGACGCCAACGGGACGGCGGCGAACCAGGTGATCATCGAGAACCAGCCGACGGCCGAGCAGCAGGCCGCCGCGAGCGTCTACGAACTGGACGCGATGGACCGCTGGCTGACCGCGATCGACCGCGACGGCTCGCACCGCCCCGCCGCGGCGAAGGTGATCGCGAACCGGCCCGCGGATCTGTCGGACGGCTGTTACGTCTCGGCGACCCAGCGGGTGCAGGAGAAGCTGACCTACCCGTCGAGCGGCCAGTGCGGCGCGGCGTACCCGGTGGCCGAGAACACCCGGACGGCCGCGGGCGAGGGCACCGCGATGAACACGCTGAAGTGCCGGCTGGAACCGGTGGACTTCCGTTCCTACCCGGTGCGGTTCACCCCGGCCGAGCAGACGGCGCTGCGGTCCGCTTTCCCGTCCGGCGTCTGCGACTACAACCGGCCCGGCGTCGGCGAGCGCCGGCCCGCCGGAACGTGGCTGGACTACGGCAGCCGCTGA
- a CDS encoding alpha/beta hydrolase, which translates to MGLGRKLALVATAAAAVAATLSGVPAGAAPDGGIAWKPCPTGKDVDCGTVTVPIDWDHPDHGTIQLALARRRATDPSARIGSILMDPGGPGGAGAGEVQDGWSLSPQITRRFDTVGFDPRGVGQSNPVRCGLTEVTAPDPQLPKNASEYEQLTAYNRALGASCAKNTGPLTGFVDTKSVVRDMDAIRAALGEAKLTYYGVSYGSLMGQQYAETYPDRVRALVLDSNMDHSLRTTWEFLSTETVSSQELFEQFASWCGRTASCALHGQDVHALMAKLYARAESGDLGTPDDRLDPVAFVNLVSQNFYGPTWGQLATTMVNLRDGKPAQPSAFGDITVPSAFGSIFCSDWKLPVSGYGELETYRRALAAMAPDMRFSPLGWTSTASCLGWPGQVRNPQHRLSVHGAPPLLTLNSRYDPATPYQWAQRAARQSGATLLTYDGWGHGAYFKNSDCVTKATDDYLISGTVPPKGTHCAAVEPKAQQSRMDGPMMPRTTLF; encoded by the coding sequence ATGGGCCTGGGCAGGAAACTGGCGCTCGTCGCCACGGCCGCGGCGGCGGTGGCAGCGACGCTGTCCGGTGTGCCGGCCGGAGCCGCACCGGACGGCGGCATCGCGTGGAAACCTTGCCCCACGGGGAAAGACGTCGACTGCGGCACGGTGACCGTGCCGATCGACTGGGACCACCCGGACCACGGCACGATCCAGCTCGCGCTCGCCCGGCGCAGGGCGACTGATCCGTCGGCGCGGATCGGCTCGATCCTGATGGACCCGGGCGGCCCGGGCGGGGCCGGCGCGGGTGAGGTGCAGGACGGCTGGTCGCTGTCGCCGCAGATCACCCGCCGGTTCGACACCGTCGGCTTCGACCCGCGTGGCGTCGGGCAGAGCAACCCGGTGCGCTGCGGGCTGACCGAGGTCACCGCCCCGGACCCGCAACTGCCGAAGAATGCGAGCGAGTACGAGCAGCTCACGGCATACAACCGCGCACTCGGCGCGAGCTGCGCCAAGAACACCGGGCCGCTCACCGGGTTCGTCGACACCAAGAGCGTCGTGCGCGACATGGACGCCATCCGCGCCGCCCTCGGCGAGGCCAAGCTGACGTACTACGGCGTTTCCTACGGTTCGCTGATGGGCCAGCAGTACGCCGAGACGTACCCGGACCGGGTGCGCGCGCTGGTGCTGGACAGCAACATGGACCACTCGCTGCGGACCACGTGGGAGTTCCTGAGCACCGAGACCGTGTCGTCGCAGGAGTTGTTCGAGCAGTTCGCTTCCTGGTGCGGGCGGACCGCGAGCTGCGCGTTGCACGGCCAGGACGTCCACGCGCTGATGGCGAAGCTGTACGCCCGCGCGGAAAGCGGCGACCTCGGCACCCCGGACGACCGGCTCGACCCGGTGGCGTTCGTCAACCTGGTCAGCCAGAACTTCTACGGCCCCACCTGGGGCCAGCTCGCCACCACGATGGTCAACCTGCGCGACGGCAAGCCCGCCCAGCCCTCGGCGTTCGGCGACATCACCGTGCCGTCGGCGTTCGGCAGCATCTTCTGCTCCGACTGGAAGCTGCCGGTCAGCGGCTACGGCGAGCTGGAGACCTACCGCCGCGCGCTCGCCGCGATGGCGCCGGACATGCGGTTCTCGCCCCTGGGCTGGACCTCGACCGCCAGCTGCCTCGGCTGGCCCGGCCAGGTGCGCAACCCGCAGCACCGGCTTTCGGTGCACGGCGCCCCGCCGCTGCTCACGCTGAACAGCCGGTACGACCCGGCCACGCCGTACCAGTGGGCGCAACGCGCGGCCCGGCAGAGCGGCGCCACCCTGCTGACCTACGACGGCTGGGGCCACGGCGCGTACTTCAAGAACAGCGACTGCGTCACCAAGGCGACCGACGACTACCTGATCTCCGGCACCGTGCCGCCGAAGGGGACGCATTGCGCCGCCGTGGAGCCGAAGGCCCAACAGTCCAGGATGGACGGTCCGATGATGCCGCGCACCACGCTCTTCTGA
- a CDS encoding DUF3626 domain-containing protein, with translation MDTEPWQRALAHVASLSHGPPLGEFDITVHFHPDRLVNGVPLLRHLADDGVYRSQFETGTSNGGLTAYPGGDRWHWEHRLFGGAYDDAPPSARPKYGSLNYRRRPAGGSVRFGSAHFRLRHPVRQRTSFCYPDSFSHPADFGTADHFPLVELARQGEPDILDDHIEAHVHGPLRLAEDVAELVLDPSFAGTAIEDAAKATGLPVTWHHGFRLTTDVLVARASFYGPALLRTGLEIAEDGVIDARIVGNAAAAFDPRTVKQLWHCVARFGA, from the coding sequence GTGGACACCGAACCCTGGCAGCGGGCCTTGGCCCACGTCGCGTCGCTGAGCCACGGCCCGCCACTCGGCGAGTTCGACATCACGGTGCACTTCCACCCGGACCGTCTCGTGAACGGGGTCCCGCTGCTGCGGCACCTGGCCGACGATGGTGTGTACCGCTCGCAGTTCGAGACCGGCACCAGCAACGGCGGGCTCACGGCCTATCCGGGCGGTGACCGGTGGCACTGGGAGCACCGTCTGTTCGGCGGCGCGTACGACGACGCGCCACCATCGGCGCGCCCGAAGTACGGTTCGCTGAATTACCGGCGCCGCCCGGCGGGCGGCTCGGTGCGGTTCGGATCGGCGCATTTCCGGCTGCGCCACCCGGTCCGGCAGCGGACCAGTTTCTGTTATCCGGACAGCTTTTCGCACCCCGCCGACTTCGGCACCGCGGACCACTTCCCGTTGGTGGAGCTTGCCAGGCAGGGGGAGCCCGACATCCTGGACGACCACATCGAAGCCCACGTCCACGGTCCGCTGCGGCTCGCCGAGGACGTGGCGGAGCTGGTCCTGGACCCGTCGTTCGCCGGCACGGCGATCGAGGACGCGGCGAAGGCGACCGGCCTGCCCGTCACGTGGCATCACGGGTTCCGGCTGACCACGGACGTCCTCGTAGCGCGTGCTTCCTTCTACGGGCCGGCGCTCCTGCGGACCGGGCTGGAGATCGCGGAAGACGGGGTGATCGACGCCCGTATCGTCGGGAACGCTGCGGCTGCGTTTGATCCCCGGACCGTGAAGCAGCTTTGGCATTGTGTCGCCCGATTCGGCGCTTGA